Proteins from one Scylla paramamosain isolate STU-SP2022 chromosome 3, ASM3559412v1, whole genome shotgun sequence genomic window:
- the LOC135093970 gene encoding LOW QUALITY PROTEIN: calcitonin gene-related peptide type 1 receptor-like (The sequence of the model RefSeq protein was modified relative to this genomic sequence to represent the inferred CDS: deleted 2 bases in 1 codon), producing the protein MEGGGGPPEGKERRAEEFFTFLLHVLVNPHNENVTLEAQVSSSALLESFRGEEGRAKWKKCCKEAVSCCTWMLSAPWPTGFCPNTWDTWQCWPASSPGTVARRPCPSYVYFDKKPACTKKATKSCEVDGKWMRRLLPGGEAGPEWSNYTTCSVHESIHRRLHVHIGAYTLSVFALLPALCIFFCYKQLRVPRITLHKHLFLSLLLNAAGVIAQRLLQLHYSQWIEKSPLWCVALTLINRYTSLTCYMWYFCEGLYLHTLLVSAFTEQRSLLMFYLTGWGLPAVVMVVYGGLRSLLQLGDERCWMLPAEGGLDWLINLPPCCWLFWPIVFLFNIIRILVSKVRAGRGSEPSQYRKAVRATLMVVPLFGLQYVVTLYRLQELGCDWPHVYQLANNIIEGSTGWLVAVIFCYTNGEVGALLGRSWGRYRERRASLPSARQAPRSRSFSTAQTSLLEPPPYSRHPGGASGSAGRIVFTRGASRGERVSISLNAPLPGRPPTPPLLTEAPSSAERDEGVVLPLLPPAL; encoded by the exons atggaaggaggaggaggaccgccggagggaaaagaaagacggGCTGAAGAgtttttcaccttcctcctccatgttttGGTCAATCCTCATAATGAAAATGTGACTTTGgag GCGCAGGTATCCTCGAGTGCCTTGCTGGAGTCCTTCAGGGGCGAGGAGGGGCGAGCCAAGTGGAAGAAATGCTGTAAGGAAGCTGTGTCGTGTTGTACGTGGATGCTGTCCGCGCCATGGCCTACAg gTTTCTGCCCTAACACCTGGGATACGTGGCAGTGCTGGCCCGCCTCCTCCCCTGGCACTGTAGCTCGGCGCCCCTGCCCTTCCTATGTTTACTTCGATAAGAAGCCTGCGTGTACTA AAAAGGCCACCAAAAGCTGTGAGGTGGACGGGAAGTGGATGCGTCGCTTGCTGCCCGGTGGAGAGGCGGGGCCAGAGTGGAGTAACTACACCACTTGTAGCGTACATGAAAGCATACACAGACGTCTGCATGTGCACATCGGGGCATACACTTTGTCTGTCTTCGCGCTGCTGCCGGCCCTGTGTATATTTTTCTGTTACAA GCAGCTGCGCGTTCCCCGGATCACCTTACATAAACATCTGTTCCTAAGCCTACTGCTCAATGCCGCAGGAGTGATAGCACAGAGGCTGCTGCAGCTACACTATAGCCAGTGGAtagagaag AGTCCCCTGTGGTGCGTGGCCCTCACTTTGATCAACAGGTATACGAGTCTCACTTGCTACATGTGGTATTTCTGCGAGGGTCTGTATCTTCACACCCTGCTTGTGTCCGCCTTCACGGAGCAGCGCAGCCTCCTCATGTTCTACCTCACTGgctggg gcctcccagcggtggtgatggtggtttacGGGGGTCTGCGCTCCCTTCTACAGCTGGGGGACGAAAGGTGCTGGATGTTACCTGCAGAAGGGGGGTTAGATTGGCTAATTAACCTGCCCCCCTGCTGCTGGCTATTTTG GCCA ATTGTCTTCTTGTTCAACATCATACGCATTCTGGTGAGCAAAGTaagagcagggagaggaagcgAGCCCAGCCAgtatag GAAGGCGGTGCGCGCTACCCTGATGGTGGTGCCTTTATTTGGCCTGCAGTACGTGGTGACTTTGTACAGGCTGCAGGAACTGGGTTGTGACTGGCCCCATGTTTACCAGCTGGCCAATAACATCATAGAAGGCTCGACGGGGTGGCTAGTGGCTGTCATCTTCTGCTATACCAAcggggag GTAGGCGCCTTGTTGGGTCGGTCGTGGGGGCGTTACAGGGAGCGCcgcgcctccctcccctcagccAGACAAGCGCCTCGCAGCCGTAGTTTTTCAACGGCGCAAAcgtcccttctggagcctccgCCCTACTCCCGCCATCCAGGGGGCGCTTCGGGTTCTGCGGGACGAATTGTCTTCACTAGAGGAGCATCAAGAGGAGAGCGGGTGTCGATATCTCTGAATGCCCCCCTACCAGGCAGgccccccacccctccactaCTCACTGAAGCTCCCTCCAGTGCTGAGAGGGATGAGGGGGTGgtgcttccccttctccctcctgctctctgA